Proteins from a single region of Aestuariirhabdus haliotis:
- the purH gene encoding bifunctional phosphoribosylaminoimidazolecarboxamide formyltransferase/IMP cyclohydrolase, whose amino-acid sequence MAEHNILPVRRALISVSDKSGIVEFAQSLHQRGIEILSTGGTFRLLTENDIPAVEVSDYTGFPEMMDGRVKTLHPKIHGGVLGRRGQDDEVMQQHGIQPIDMVVVNLYPFEATIARDDCDLPMAIENIDIGGPTMVRAAAKNHNFVAIVVNSSDYQPILDELDQNSDGLSQVTRFDLAVKAFEHTAGYDGAIANYLGCRTQGETVDSFPRTFNSQLNKAQDMRYGENPHQRAAFYVESNPGEASVATAKQLQGKELSFNNVADTDAALECVKSFDEPACVIVKHANPCGVALGETPLDAYLLAYQTDPTSAFGGIIAFNRELDAGTAQAIIDRQFVEVIIAPSISSAAAEVLAQKQNVRLLECGQWPAERIAGFDYKRVNGGLLVQDNDLGSVTAQDLKVVSERQPSPSELNDLLFAWRVAKFVKSNAIVYARNGQTIGVGAGQMSRVYSARIAGIKAADESLEVKGSVMASDAFFPFRDGIDAAANAGISAVVQPGGSMRDQEVIDAANEAGMAMVFTGMRHFRH is encoded by the coding sequence ATGGCTGAACACAACATCCTCCCCGTTCGCAGAGCACTGATCAGTGTTTCCGATAAATCCGGCATCGTGGAATTTGCCCAGAGTTTGCACCAACGCGGCATAGAGATTCTTTCTACTGGCGGCACCTTCCGCCTGCTGACCGAGAACGACATTCCTGCGGTGGAAGTATCAGACTACACCGGATTCCCCGAAATGATGGATGGTCGGGTTAAAACCCTGCACCCGAAAATACACGGTGGCGTACTCGGACGCCGTGGTCAGGATGATGAGGTCATGCAGCAGCATGGTATCCAGCCCATCGATATGGTTGTGGTCAATCTCTACCCGTTCGAAGCCACCATCGCCCGTGACGATTGCGATCTGCCTATGGCGATCGAGAACATTGATATCGGTGGCCCGACCATGGTTCGAGCCGCCGCCAAGAACCACAATTTTGTCGCCATCGTGGTCAACAGCTCCGATTATCAGCCGATTCTGGATGAGCTCGACCAGAACAGCGATGGCCTCAGCCAGGTCACCCGCTTCGATCTGGCGGTAAAGGCCTTTGAACACACCGCAGGTTATGACGGTGCCATCGCCAACTACCTGGGTTGCCGGACTCAGGGTGAGACGGTTGATTCCTTCCCGCGCACCTTCAATTCCCAGCTGAACAAAGCCCAGGATATGCGCTACGGCGAAAATCCTCATCAGCGTGCCGCGTTCTATGTTGAGAGTAACCCCGGCGAGGCCAGTGTGGCCACAGCCAAACAACTGCAAGGCAAGGAGCTCTCCTTTAATAATGTCGCCGACACCGATGCCGCCCTGGAATGCGTCAAGTCGTTTGACGAGCCCGCCTGCGTTATCGTCAAGCATGCCAACCCATGTGGCGTTGCCCTGGGGGAGACCCCGCTGGACGCTTATCTGCTGGCCTATCAAACCGATCCTACTTCGGCGTTTGGCGGTATTATTGCCTTTAACCGCGAGCTGGATGCCGGCACGGCCCAGGCGATCATCGATCGTCAGTTCGTCGAGGTAATAATTGCCCCCAGCATCAGTAGCGCTGCGGCCGAAGTCCTGGCGCAAAAGCAGAATGTTCGCCTGCTGGAATGTGGCCAATGGCCTGCTGAACGCATCGCCGGTTTTGACTACAAGCGTGTCAACGGTGGTTTACTGGTTCAGGACAACGATCTGGGCAGCGTCACCGCCCAGGACCTCAAGGTAGTGTCCGAGCGCCAGCCGAGCCCCAGCGAACTCAATGATCTGCTGTTCGCCTGGCGAGTCGCCAAGTTTGTTAAGTCCAACGCCATCGTTTATGCCCGCAACGGACAAACCATCGGTGTCGGCGCCGGCCAGATGAGCCGGGTCTACAGTGCTCGCATTGCCGGCATCAAGGCCGCCGACGAAAGCCTTGAGGTCAAAGGCTCCGTGATGGCCTCCGACGCCTTCTTCCCTTTCCGGGATGGCATCGATGCAGCCGCCAACGCGGGCATCAGTGCGGTCGTACAACCCGGCGGTTCAATGCGTGACCAGGAAGTGATCGACGCCGCCAATGAGGCCGGTATGGCCATGGTATTCACCGGCATGCGCCACTTCCGTCACTAA
- the fis gene encoding DNA-binding transcriptional regulator Fis, with translation MSPSDVNLRQHLTQQPAEQGETLRDCVENALVNYFAHLEGQSVTDVYQMVLSEVEAPLLEVVMANVKGNQTKASIMLGLNRGTLRKKLKQYGLL, from the coding sequence ATGTCACCGTCGGACGTGAATCTGCGCCAGCACCTGACCCAGCAACCCGCCGAGCAGGGTGAGACTCTGCGTGACTGCGTCGAGAATGCCCTGGTTAACTACTTTGCGCACCTGGAAGGGCAGTCTGTCACCGACGTCTACCAGATGGTGTTGTCCGAGGTCGAAGCGCCGCTGCTGGAAGTGGTTATGGCCAACGTTAAGGGCAACCAGACCAAAGCCTCGATCATGCTGGGATTGAATCGAGGCACCCTGCGCAAAAAGCTCAAGCAGTACGGTTTGCTTTAA
- the dusB gene encoding tRNA dihydrouridine synthase DusB, which yields MFEIGPYQIENPVVLAPMAGVTDQPFRLLCRRLGAGLVVSEMVTSDQRLWKTRKSQLRLNHQGESEPRSVQIAGSDPQMMAQAAQESVRLGAQIVDINMGCPAKKVCNKAAGSALLRDEPLVRDILQSVVNAVNVPVTVKIRTGWSPEHRNGVTIARIAEDSGIRAIAVHGRTRACAYKGEVEYDTIANIKQAVSLPVIANGDINSPADARSVLDYTGADGVMIGRGAHGRPWIFREINHYLSTGTSLGTIDTQEFQSILLEHLNSIHAFYGEYLGVRIARKHVAWYTNPQPGGSAFRRDFVRLDSAQAQCESVLQFCEHLINNEEIAA from the coding sequence GTGTTTGAAATAGGTCCTTACCAGATTGAAAACCCCGTTGTTCTGGCCCCTATGGCCGGGGTAACAGATCAGCCTTTTCGCCTGCTGTGCCGGCGACTCGGGGCGGGGTTAGTGGTCTCTGAAATGGTCACCAGTGACCAGCGCCTGTGGAAAACCCGCAAGTCCCAGCTGCGCCTTAATCATCAGGGAGAGAGCGAACCTCGCTCGGTACAGATCGCGGGCAGTGATCCACAGATGATGGCCCAGGCCGCCCAGGAGAGCGTTCGCCTGGGGGCACAGATTGTCGACATCAATATGGGTTGCCCGGCCAAGAAGGTCTGCAACAAGGCCGCCGGCTCTGCTTTGCTGCGTGATGAACCGCTGGTGCGCGATATCCTGCAGTCGGTGGTCAACGCGGTCAACGTGCCCGTTACGGTCAAGATCCGTACCGGCTGGAGTCCCGAACATCGTAACGGGGTCACGATCGCCCGCATTGCCGAAGACAGTGGCATTCGAGCCATCGCGGTGCATGGCCGCACACGAGCCTGCGCTTACAAGGGCGAGGTGGAATACGACACCATTGCCAATATCAAACAGGCGGTGTCCCTTCCGGTCATCGCCAACGGAGACATTAACAGCCCGGCCGATGCCAGGTCTGTTCTCGACTACACCGGTGCTGACGGTGTAATGATTGGACGCGGAGCCCACGGCCGGCCCTGGATTTTCCGCGAAATTAACCATTACCTGAGTACCGGCACCTCCCTGGGCACCATCGACACGCAAGAGTTCCAGTCCATACTGCTCGAGCATCTGAACAGTATTCACGCCTTTTACGGCGAATATCTGGGCGTGCGCATCGCACGTAAGCATGTCGCCTGGTATACCAACCCACAGCCAGGCGGTAGCGCGTTTCGACGGGATTTTGTCCGACTCGATAGTGCTCAAGCCCAGTGCGAAAGTGTTCTGCAGTTCTGTGAACACTTAATTAACAATGAGGAAATTGCGGCATGA
- a CDS encoding DUF3426 domain-containing protein, giving the protein MSKTWVTRCPQCQTAFRLTRAQLQAANGSVRCGSCLHVFKATNHIVGQPGATPAKQSGANTKPAAPQAPKAAPAKPSEPPQKAKDEFELSDDFQNLNAWSPEETGTFTGESDLVDAHSSAADESWAMEMLEELEKEHEPSPEPLSVEKVPGKPDTSDNWGLDAEPDFSDSSLSALGDSTMAPATTPKTKTADNSLTGMRADKRVLHELNDEPLNLHLPDSAGRWKTITSAILSLIAAIALTLQFAWYDRDQLARQDSLRPYYQIACEQLGCRLPDKVNIDAIRGTNLVVRSHPRFENALVVDAIINNLATYTQPFPAIELSFSDLAGNLVASRRFTPDEYLAGELAGAREMPSRTPIHLALEIVDPGQKAVNYSLAFYPIP; this is encoded by the coding sequence ATGAGCAAAACCTGGGTCACCCGCTGCCCCCAATGCCAGACTGCATTCCGCCTTACTCGAGCCCAGCTACAAGCAGCCAATGGCTCGGTACGCTGTGGCTCCTGCCTGCATGTCTTCAAGGCCACCAATCATATTGTCGGTCAGCCCGGCGCGACACCCGCCAAGCAAAGCGGTGCCAACACCAAACCTGCTGCCCCCCAGGCGCCCAAAGCCGCACCCGCAAAGCCCAGTGAACCGCCCCAAAAAGCCAAGGATGAATTTGAGCTCAGCGATGACTTTCAGAACCTGAACGCCTGGAGCCCGGAAGAAACCGGTACCTTTACCGGCGAAAGCGATCTGGTCGATGCTCACAGCAGTGCCGCCGACGAAAGCTGGGCCATGGAGATGCTCGAAGAGCTGGAAAAAGAGCACGAACCGTCCCCCGAACCCCTGTCGGTCGAGAAAGTGCCCGGCAAACCAGACACCAGCGATAACTGGGGGCTGGATGCTGAACCCGATTTTTCCGACTCCAGCCTGTCGGCATTGGGTGATAGCACCATGGCCCCAGCAACCACCCCGAAAACCAAGACGGCTGACAACAGCCTGACCGGGATGCGGGCCGACAAACGGGTGCTTCACGAGCTCAACGATGAACCACTGAACCTCCATCTACCGGACAGTGCCGGTCGTTGGAAAACCATCACCAGCGCCATCTTGAGCCTGATCGCCGCAATCGCCCTGACGCTGCAATTTGCCTGGTACGATCGTGACCAGCTGGCCCGTCAGGACAGTCTTCGCCCTTATTACCAGATCGCCTGCGAGCAGCTCGGCTGCCGTTTGCCGGACAAGGTCAATATCGACGCCATTCGTGGCACTAACCTGGTCGTCAGAAGCCACCCCCGGTTCGAAAACGCGCTGGTGGTCGATGCCATCATTAATAATCTGGCCACCTATACCCAACCGTTTCCGGCGATTGAACTGAGTTTTTCCGATCTGGCCGGTAATCTGGTCGCCTCCCGCCGTTTCACACCCGATGAGTACCTGGCCGGGGAGCTGGCGGGAGCTCGCGAAATGCCCAGCCGTACGCCGATTCACCTGGCGCTGGAGATCGTTGACCCAGGCCAGAAAGCGGTCAACTACAGTCTCGCTTTCTACCCGATCCCCTGA
- the prmA gene encoding 50S ribosomal protein L11 methyltransferase: MAWLQLRLDITPADVEHYEGLLLAFGASAVTLEDGKNQALFEPTPEYTPMWDHTRLTALFEANADMEAVLQQLQAATPTELPRHQVEILEDKDWVREWMTHFEPMRFGQRLWVCPSWKPVPDPTAANLMLDPGLAFGTGTHPTTAMCLEWLDSQDLAGKSLVDYGCGSGILGIAALLLDAVHVTGVDYDPQALEASADNLQRNQLASDKMSLFLPEDTPRVTADLVVANILAGPLQQLHPILDALIKPGGQLALSGILIEQADAVMATYATTFDMQPPRTKGDWVLLYGTKRV, translated from the coding sequence ATGGCCTGGCTGCAGTTACGACTCGACATTACGCCGGCGGACGTCGAGCACTATGAAGGCCTGCTACTGGCCTTCGGAGCCTCCGCGGTCACCCTGGAAGATGGCAAAAATCAGGCCCTGTTCGAGCCCACCCCGGAATACACGCCGATGTGGGATCACACTCGCCTGACTGCGCTGTTCGAAGCCAATGCCGATATGGAGGCTGTGCTGCAGCAACTCCAGGCGGCGACCCCAACGGAACTGCCTCGGCACCAGGTCGAGATTCTGGAAGACAAGGACTGGGTACGCGAATGGATGACTCACTTCGAGCCCATGCGCTTTGGCCAACGCTTGTGGGTCTGTCCCAGCTGGAAGCCGGTGCCCGATCCAACGGCCGCCAACTTAATGCTGGATCCTGGCCTGGCGTTCGGTACCGGCACTCATCCAACCACCGCTATGTGCCTCGAATGGCTCGACAGTCAGGATCTGGCCGGAAAGAGCCTGGTCGATTATGGCTGCGGCTCCGGCATTCTGGGCATTGCCGCTTTGCTGCTGGATGCGGTCCACGTTACCGGTGTCGACTATGACCCCCAGGCACTGGAAGCCAGCGCCGATAATCTCCAGCGCAATCAGTTAGCCAGCGACAAAATGAGCCTGTTCCTGCCTGAAGACACCCCCAGAGTAACGGCCGATCTGGTGGTGGCCAATATTCTCGCAGGCCCATTGCAACAGCTGCACCCGATTCTGGATGCCCTGATCAAACCCGGAGGACAACTCGCCCTGTCCGGGATTCTCATCGAGCAAGCAGATGCGGTAATGGCCACCTATGCGACCACCTTCGACATGCAACCGCCGCGAACAAAAGGTGACTGGGTTCTGCTTTATGGGACGAAGCGCGTTTGA
- a CDS encoding ABC transporter substrate-binding protein, translating into MVLMLACLVSPVYALEKVTLQLKWKHQFQFAGYYAAIEHGYYRAAGLDVKVREAVEGKDPVRSVLDGNAEFGVGTSDLLLMFQRGEPVVVLGVVYQHSPLGLMVLRDGPVRNVHDLAGKPLMIEPNSAELFAFMEEEGIASTRLDIVHHSFDVQDLLSGKVDGLSVYVTDEPFLLKQAGVDYHIYEASQGGIDFYGDNFFTTRKMLQQAPETVAAFRDATMKGWRYAMDHPEEMVQLILAKYSTRHSADHLRFEAREMQRLLRHDLVDAGYMSRARWEHIASIYEKQGMLSDNVNLDDFLYDQIQPEGTLVQAWVWVWLMVMLASLLLIVAFYRLNSRLRDSERWLTTLFDHAPTALVQINSQGLVEGWSYQAEQVFGWRRDEVMGRNINDFLVPIEEQQGVEMVLEGMGARNVQHHENWNLTKSGRKILCDWHNVVLSSASRGRVVVSMAMDITERKRMEARLHELAHTDLLTGVANRTLFYDQFARAIQLANRRKAQLALMFVDLDDFKEVNDLYGHESGDSVLQVTVARIRGCIRGTDILARHGGDEFVVLLEDCGNRDIIDDIASKIVDAVSRPIPLPSGATAQIGTSIGISLYPDNGDDCDTLMRAADRAMYQVKAKSKQGYQIGDGEFGS; encoded by the coding sequence ATGGTCCTGATGTTGGCCTGCCTGGTCAGCCCTGTTTATGCCCTCGAAAAAGTGACCCTGCAGCTGAAGTGGAAACACCAGTTTCAATTTGCCGGTTACTATGCCGCCATAGAGCATGGTTATTATCGGGCGGCGGGGCTTGACGTCAAGGTTCGGGAGGCGGTCGAGGGAAAAGATCCGGTTCGGTCCGTGCTGGATGGTAATGCTGAATTTGGTGTGGGAACCAGCGATTTGCTGTTGATGTTTCAGCGCGGTGAGCCGGTGGTGGTTTTGGGGGTTGTCTATCAGCATTCTCCGTTGGGCCTGATGGTGCTGCGCGATGGACCGGTTCGCAATGTGCATGATCTGGCCGGCAAACCCCTGATGATCGAACCCAACTCCGCCGAGCTTTTTGCGTTTATGGAAGAGGAGGGCATTGCCAGCACCCGTCTCGATATTGTACATCACAGCTTTGATGTGCAGGATCTGTTGTCCGGCAAGGTGGATGGACTATCGGTCTATGTCACAGACGAACCCTTCCTGCTCAAACAGGCCGGGGTGGATTATCACATTTATGAGGCATCGCAGGGAGGGATTGATTTCTACGGCGACAATTTTTTTACCACCCGAAAAATGCTGCAGCAGGCTCCGGAAACCGTAGCGGCCTTTCGGGATGCGACGATGAAAGGCTGGCGCTACGCGATGGATCATCCCGAGGAGATGGTGCAGCTGATCCTGGCCAAATACAGTACCCGGCACAGCGCTGATCATCTGCGTTTCGAAGCCCGTGAAATGCAACGTTTGCTAAGGCATGATCTGGTTGACGCCGGGTATATGAGTCGGGCTCGCTGGGAACACATCGCGAGCATTTATGAAAAGCAGGGGATGCTCAGCGATAATGTCAATCTGGATGATTTCCTGTATGACCAGATACAGCCTGAGGGAACACTGGTCCAGGCCTGGGTGTGGGTCTGGTTGATGGTGATGTTGGCCTCGTTGTTATTAATCGTGGCCTTTTATCGTTTGAATAGCCGTCTCAGAGACAGCGAACGCTGGCTGACGACGTTGTTTGACCATGCGCCGACGGCGTTGGTGCAGATCAATTCTCAGGGTTTGGTGGAGGGCTGGAGTTATCAGGCCGAGCAGGTTTTTGGCTGGCGGCGGGATGAAGTTATGGGGCGCAACATCAACGATTTTCTGGTGCCAATTGAAGAGCAGCAAGGCGTGGAAATGGTGCTGGAGGGGATGGGGGCGCGTAACGTACAACACCATGAGAACTGGAATTTGACCAAGAGTGGCCGGAAGATTTTATGCGACTGGCACAATGTGGTGTTGTCATCTGCCAGTCGGGGGCGTGTGGTGGTTTCCATGGCGATGGATATCACCGAACGTAAGCGCATGGAGGCTCGATTGCATGAGCTTGCCCACACGGACCTGTTAACCGGAGTGGCTAACAGAACGCTGTTTTATGATCAGTTTGCTCGGGCTATTCAGTTGGCGAATCGCCGTAAAGCCCAGCTCGCCCTGATGTTTGTCGACCTGGATGATTTTAAAGAGGTGAATGATCTCTATGGTCACGAGTCCGGTGATTCGGTTTTGCAAGTGACTGTTGCTCGTATTCGAGGTTGTATCCGTGGCACCGATATTCTTGCCCGTCACGGTGGCGATGAATTTGTGGTGTTGCTGGAAGATTGCGGAAATCGCGACATCATCGATGATATCGCCAGCAAAATTGTGGATGCGGTCAGTCGTCCCATTCCATTGCCCTCGGGAGCAACCGCCCAGATAGGAACCTCTATTGGTATCAGTCTTTATCCGGACAACGGAGATGATTGCGACACCCTGATGCGAGCTGCCGACCGGGCGATGTATCAGGTGAAGGCCAAGAGCAAACAGGGTTACCAGATTGGTGATGGCGAATTCGGCAGCTGA